CCGTGCCCTTCAGGTCATTCTTGGTGACCACGGGGTGCTTGAGGAACTCCAGGTGCTTCACcttctccagcccttccaggaTCCGCGCCTGGGGCGTGCAGCCGGGGAACAGCACCCGGATGATCTTCTCGGAGCGGCTGACGGGGTGCCACACCAGCAGCACGCACAGCGAGGTCAGGCACTGCAgcggcagctcctgctccttggGGAAGCCGTTCCCCggccagtgctgcaggaggaacTCCAGCTCCTTGGTGCCCTTCACGGGGTTCAGCACGTACATGTCCAGCCGGCCCACCCCCATCTTCTGGAAGAGCACGGTGGGCTCGGCGCGGGGGCCGCTGTCGCGGGCCAGCAGGTTGGGCCGGATGCCCAGCTTGTCCAGGTAGTGCAGGGTCAGCGCGGCCTCGTCGCAGCTCTTCAGCACCCGCGAGTCGCCCTCGATGTCCTTCAGCTTCTCGGAGGCGTTGAGGAAGACGACGCCCAGCTCGGGCGAGATGAGGTTCTTGGCCCAGTCGCCGTTgccctgggagctctgggaagggTCCTCCTCCAGCTCGGCCAGCTTCCTCTGCAGCAGGCTGTTGATGCCGGGCAGGCTGTCCGTGCCCGCGTGCGTCACCAGGATGGAGTCGATGCGGTCCAGGTGCCGCACCAGCTTCCAgaaggaggatttggggttggagCCGCCGTTGACCAAGACGTTGAAGCCGTTGACGGCGAAGAAAGCCGAGTCGCCTCTCCCGCCCGGGAAGATGTAGCAGCAGGGCTTGGAGAGCTTCAGGAATCCCACCATGGTGGGGGGCTCCAGCAGGTCGAAGGGGGACTGGGGCTCCAGAGACTCCGACAGGTACTCCATGaactcctccagcccctccatctCCGGCAGGACGCAGCCGGGGTTGTAGCGCAGCTCGATGAAGTCCTGCAGGTTGTGGTGCTCCAAGCCCGAGTCCCTCCACTCCCCGAAATCAGGGCAGCTGATGgtcagcctggccttggccGAGGGGTCCGCAGAGCTCAGGATCTCGCCCACCTGCACAGAGGGGCAGCTTCAGGTGGGAGGGGGCACCGGGGTCACCCCCACTGCCCACCAGGATGGACCCATGGGGGTGGGAGATGTCCAGGGACACATTAAACCATTGGATCCGCACCTGCTGCCTGCTTTTTgcggggattttggggtgccagccccctctgctgctgggcagagtCCTGAGGAGTGGGGGGCTGCCAAGGGGGGGCTTTCCCTGACTGCCCACCCTGGCTGCGGCTGTGGATCCAGCTGAGGATCTGCCTCTGTAAATCCCCAGGATCTGCATCCCTAAACTCCCAGGATCTGCACCCCTAAATCCACAATATCTGCACCCCTTAACTCCCAGGATCTGCACCCCTAAATCCCCAGGATCTGCACCCCTAAATCCCCAGGATCTGCACCCCTTAACTCGCAGGATctgcccctttccctgcccctcAACCCCCCGGGATCTTCCCCCCAACACCCCCAGGATTTGCTCCCCAAACTCCCAGCATCTTCCCCCGAGATTTACGCTCCCAGATCCCCAGCATCTACCCCACTAAATCCCCAGGACCTGTACCCCCTAAATCCCCAAGATCTGCCCCACTAAACTCCCAACCCCTTCCCCCTAAACCCCCCAGGATCGCCCCCTCCCCGCACCTCCTTGTCCGTGAAGATCTGGATGAAATCCCGCAGGGAGAAGCAGCCGGTCTGCAGCATCAGCTCCCCGGTGTCCTCCACGCAGGGCCCCGCAAACACCAGCAGCTTGTGCTGCGACACGTCCGTGATGAGGTTCCGCAGCTGGGGACGGAGCGGGGACgccagcacagaggggacaccgtgtcagcacagaggggacagcacagaggggacaccgtgtcagcacagaggggacagcacagggggGACACCGTGTCAGCACAGGGGGGACACCGTGTCAGCACAGAGGGGACGGCACAGGGGGGACACCGTGTCAGCACAGGGGGGACAGCACAGGGGGGACACCGTGTCggcacagaggggacactgtgccagcacaggggggACACCGTGtcagcacagaggggacagcacagggggGACACCGTGCCGGCACAGGGGGGGACACCGTGTcggcacagaggggacagcacagaggggacaccaTGCCAGCACAGGGGGGACACCGTGCCGGCACAggggggacaccgcggggacgGCACCAAACCCGTCCCGCAGCAGCGTCCCCGGCTCACCTCGTCGCACAGGGATTTGTCGGAAGGGTTGAGCAGCACCAGGGTCTCCAGCACGTCCCCGCGGTGGTGGAGGGTCCGCTGACCTGCGGGGACCGAGGGGGTGACAGCCACGGCCCCCCCGGATTGTCCCCGTGGGGGTGGCAcggcccggcgctgcccggTTTTCCGGCGGAAGAGGGACGGGCACGGTCCCGCTGCCGGACGCCGCGGGGGCCGGGGGACACATTTCCCGTGTCCTTCCTgcccggggaggggagggaacgGAACGGGGGACAGGTGGGGGAGACTCCCCCAAACGCTCCGGGTGCTCccgggggggttttggggttcatTTCCCCCTCTAAGCAGGGAAACGCCCACGGGGGAGCCAGCCGGGGGTGGGATGTGGGGGGaaaggcactggagcagccccagctccgtTTTCCCCTTTCCATCCCTCCGTGGAAAATCCCATCCCGCCCCGGGGTGGGAGAAGGAAGCGGCTGCGGCTCCTCACGTGGGGATCACGGGGTTTGGATGGGGGGGGGCACAAAGCCAGGCCTGCTCCCACAAAACCCGGGAGGGGGGAACGGGGAGGGGGCGCCCCTGATCCCCTCCCCGGCCTCCGGGAGCGcttctccccctttttcccGGTTTTTCACCCCGTATTTTACCTTTGACAATGCTGGAGAAGGTGGCCGAGTGCCGGGACACGAAGAGCTTCAGCTGCTCGTCCAGGTTGCAGCAGGCGAGGTCGATGTCCCACGAGCGGATCCCTGCGGGGAGAAACGCGGAGCAAAAATTTGGGGGTCGGGGGGCTCAGAACCCGCCAGCGCCatcccccaaaacccacacGGCGCCACCTGGGGCTGACCCCGTAAAACCCTccctaaaatccccccaaaaatcccccccctAAGGTGTTTCCGGGGTGCCTCCGAGCCCACCTGTGCCAACACCTGCCCGGCAGGTGAGCTCCTCGTGCCGTGACTCACGGCAGCTCCGGCTCtgccaaatcccaaatcccgaatCCCGACCCCCCGGGGCACGAGCAGCTCTGCCAACACCTCCTCAAAGGTGCCAATTAGGGAATTAAAAGATTTCATTCGGCGCTACCTGCCAGCACCGGGGACAGGTGCAGCGCCCGCGCAGCCCTTCGGGACTTCCCAGAAGGGATTTTGGGAGCCGATTCCCAAACATTCGGGTGGCCCCGGGCGCTCCCGGTGACGGGCGGAGAACGGGGGGGGGGATGGTGCAACCGGCGCGGGGTTGCACAAGGGTTTGGGGCCgttttgggctggttttggtGAGGTTTGGGACAGGCCCGCAGGGAGggccagccctgggaatgtcGCTCCCGTCCTGGCTTTGGGATCTGCCCCCGCTGGGATGTTCCGGGGTCACGgcctgagaccccccccccaaatccggGCACGGCTCAGGGAGGGCTGTGGGGGCTGGAGGGGGTCCCCGCAATCTGTGGGGTCAGtcctggggatttgggggcagATCCCGGCGATTTAGGGGcgcagggaatggggcaggtCCTGGGGGGGGGCAAATCCAGGAGGAGCAAATCCTGGAGGTCTCGAGAGGAGAAAGAGCTCGAGGGTTCGGACCCCCGAGGATTTTGGGGCAGGAAaaaggggcagagctgggatttcagaggagcaggggctgagggggcGCAGagccggggtggggggggcggCAGGAAATGGGGCAAATCCTGGGAATTTCGGGGCGCAAACCCCGGGAACGCCAAGGGGCGGCTCCCGGGGGGCTGGGGCGGGACGGGGCAGCCCGACGGGGGCGATCACACCCCGGCGCCGCGGGACCGAGCGGGGCATCCCCGGGGGGCGCTCCTCCGGTGCAGGCGGGCGGGTCCGGGAGGATCCCCCGGAGCATCACGCGGTCTCACCtcgctccagctgctgcagggcggCGGCCCTGAGGCCGGGCCGGTGGCAGCCGCCGCCCACGATGGCGAGCAGCGAGAagcggcgcggccccgcggccggAGGGGCCGGAGCCGCCGGAGCCACCGGAGCCGCCGCCATCTtcggcgccccccgcccgccccgctggCCACGCCCCCTGCGTCACCGCCGGCCATGCCACACCCACTGATGTCACCGCCAGCCAATGGGAGGCGCCGGAGGGGAGGCGGGTGGGCGGAGCGGAGGTGGGAGAGAGGGCTCTTAAAGGGGCAACGCGCGGGGTGGGGCAGCGGGTGGGGCCCGCGCGGGCGGTGCGGGGTGGGGGGTTCTGGACGGGGATGCGGGATCGCGGATGCGGGATTCTGGGTGGGGATGTGGGATTCTGGGTGGGGATGTGGGATTCTGGATAGGGATGAGGGATTCTGGATAGGGATGCGGGATTCTGGGTGGGGATGCGGGATTCTGGGTGGGGATGAGGGATTCTGGGTGGGGATGCGGGATTCTGGGTGGGGATGCGGGATTCTGGACGGGGATGAGGGATTCTGGATGGGTATGAGGGATTCTGGATGCGGGATCGTGGATGGGAATGCGGGATCATGGATGGGGACGCGATATTCTGGATGGGGGTGCAGGATTCTGCATGCGGGATCGTGGACGGGGATTTGGAATTCTGGATGCGGGATTCTGGATGCGGGATGCGGGATTCTTGATGCGGGATGCGGGGGGGCTCATACAGCCCCGCGGATCCTCCATCCACCCGCCTCCAGCGGCTCGGGAATCCCCGGTGCCGTGACCACGGGAGGATCCAGGACTCAGCTCCCTGCCCATTCCTGCTTCCCCTCCACCACAGCGGGATGAGATCCCCACTCCCTTTCTCCCattcctgccccagcctcagATTCCCGACAGGGAAGGGGGGCAGGATGGGACCCCACCCCTCCCTCAGGACCCTGCCCAGCGGCAGAGGGGGCTGGGAACctcaaaatccccccaaaaaagcaggCGGCAGGCGTGGATCCAATGGTTTAATGCGTCCCTGGACACGGCCAGCCCCACGGGCCAGGGCACCGGCGGTGCCGTGCGGGTCCATCCCGgcgcggggagggggctggggccCGCggctccccctccctgccccgccCGGGCCGCAGGCGGGTGGCAGCTGgtgtcccccgctgtcccccgctgtcccccgctgtccccgctcccTCAGGAGCACTTGAGGATGAAGAGGTTGCAGGAGGTGCCGCgggggcagctgcagagcttcCCGATGCGCGCCCCGCGCCGCACCGCGCACGGCTCCCGGGGCTCGCACTGCGGGGCGGCACCGTCAGCCCCGGGGCCGGACCCCCACCAaagggggggtttggggtccccccgAACCCCCAGGGCgagcccccgccgccccccagccccgccgtACCCAGGGcacccagctcagcctcttctccAGCGCCGGCGGCTCCCGCGTCCCCAGCTCGTCCAGCACCTCCCGGAGCACCTCCACCTGCACCGGGGCACCCCCAGTTCCCGGGACACCCGGGGGCTCCTCATCTGTCGCCCCGAGTCCCGAGACACCCAAGGGCTGCGGATCTGCCACCCCAATTCCCAGGACACCCGGGGGCTCCAGATCTGTCCCCCAGGCTCCTGTCGCTGTGCCTGGCTGATCCCGGTCAGGAatcggggctggggcagcaccgGGGGTGCGGGGTCTGTCCCTAGGGTGCGGCCCCACGTCCCCGCTCCGGTCGCCACCACCCTCCCCGCAGGATGCTCCAGATGggccagggaaggagaaaacaaCCGGAATTCCCCAGAGCAGCGATCCCCGCGTGCCGCGGGATGTCCCCGGTGCCGCTGCTGCCGGGAGCCTCCCGAGGGCCCGGCAGCGGCACAGAACCGGCGCGGGGGTCCcggcttccccctccccagtccCCACGGCCCCCCTAGAACCGGCCCCAagccggggtggggggggacaGGAGCACCCCAAAACGCCCCAGACCCGCACTGGGGGTGCTGCGGaccccccgccccgctcccccagcccctcaccagctcCGTCTCCTCCCGGCCGTGCCCGGGCAGGCTCAGCGTGGGCCGGAGCTCCGGTACCGGTTCGGGGGTGCCGAGCAGGACGAGGCCGGagcccagcaggcagagcaggcagagcagagcgtTCTCCATGTCCCCGGTGCCGGCGGCGCCCCTGGATGCTCCGGGATGTGCCAGGCTCGGCTTTATACCCCCCCCCCGGCCACCCCCGAGCAGGCGGTGACGCACACGGGGCGCCTGTGTCCCCCCAAAGGCCGGCACCGTCACCGGGCTGCCCGGGGGACACGgcatccctggggacaccggTGCCACCAGCCAGCGGCCCGGGACGGACGTCAGC
This sequence is a window from Vidua macroura isolate BioBank_ID:100142 chromosome 26, ASM2450914v1, whole genome shotgun sequence. Protein-coding genes within it:
- the LOC128819389 gene encoding cocaine- and amphetamine-regulated transcript protein-like, with protein sequence MPCPPGSPVTVPAFGGTQAPRVRHRLLGGGRGGGIKPSLAHPGASRGAAGTGDMENALLCLLCLLGSGLVLLGTPEPVPELRPTLSLPGHGREETELVEVLREVLDELGTREPPALEKRLSWVPWCEPREPCAVRRGARIGKLCSCPRGTSCNLFILKCS